In a single window of the Osmerus eperlanus chromosome 4, fOsmEpe2.1, whole genome shotgun sequence genome:
- the angptl7 gene encoding angiopoietin-related protein 7 has translation MSVRIAALSVTLLLLLVATCAQSPRKRLVPPKVPKAQCCDEVRSLKVQVANLTSLLEEMSRKQETDLMNVVRQMLELDKQNRQQEARVTEAESKYSEINNRVEIMQLQAAQSVTQTSSDAIYDCAALYSKNYKISGEYKLPADDFLGTPEIDVFCDMESHGGGWTLIQRRKVGLTSFNRDWKQYKNGFGTIRGDFWLGNEHIFRLTRQPSVLRIEMEDWEGQTRYAEYGYFTVSNELNSYKLFLANYSGNAGDSLRYHNNTNFSTKNKDNDKCVDDCAELRKGGYWYNCCTDSNLNGVFYRYGDHTKSTDGITWYGWHGPNYSMKRVEMKIRPQNFHP, from the exons atgtcagtgaggaTAGCTGCTCTGAGCGTCACCTTGCTTCTCCTGCTGGTGGCAACATGCGCGCAGAGTCCCAGGAAGAGGCTGGTGCCCCCCAAGGTCCCCAAGGCTCAGTGCTGCGATGAGGTGCGCTCCCTCAAGGTGCAAGTGGCCAACCTGACCAGTTTGCTGGAGGAGATGAGCCGCAAGCAGGAGACAGACTTGATGAACGTGGTGAGGCAGATGTTGGAGCTGGATAAGCAGAATCGGCAGCAGGAAGCCCGCGTCACCGAAGCTGAGAGCAAGTACTCTGAGATCAACAACCGGGTGGAGATCATGCAGCTGCAGGCCGCCCAGTCAGTCACCCAGACCTCTTCAG ATGCCATATACGACTGTGCGGCTCTGTACAGCAAGAACTACAAGATCTCTGGGGAGTACAAACTGCCTGCAGATGACTTCCTGGGAACTCCTGAGATAGAT GTGTTCTGTGACATGGAGAGTCACGGCGGAGGCTGGACCCTCATCCAGAGGCGCAAGGTGGGCCTGACTTCCTTCAACCGCGACTGGAAGCAGTACAAGAATGGCTTTGGAACCATCCGAGGAGACTTCTGGCTGGGCAACGAGCACATCTTCCGTCTGACAAGGCAGCCCAGTGTTCTCaggatagagatggag GACTGGGAAGGACAAACCCGCTATGCAGAGTACGGCTACTTCACTGTGAGTAATGAGCTGAACAGCTACAAGCTTTTCCTCGCCAACTACAGTGGAAATGCTGGAGACTCTCTGCGTTACCACAATAACACCAACTTCAGCACCAAGAACAAGGACAATGACAAGTGTGTCGACGACTGCGCTGAACTACGCAAAG GGGGCTACTGGTATAACTGCTGTACTGACTCCAACCTGAATGGCGTGTTCTATCGCTATGGGGATCACACCAAGAGCACAGATGGGATCACTTGGTACGGGTGGCATGGGCCCAACTACTCCATGAAGAGAGTGGAGATGAAGATCCGGCCACAGAATTTTCATCCATGA